The Cloeon dipterum chromosome 3, ieCloDipt1.1, whole genome shotgun sequence genome includes a region encoding these proteins:
- the CycE gene encoding G1/S-specific cyclin-E1 isoform X2: MPGKQADIPSMFDKMNRKRKLSTKEPSSPPSAAAKRRHSDRGLKSPERELKSPEPKPSPRRSLRNRSMVEIRGLLDEQKISPLPKFSWGDHQTVWWNSMLVPDLKNKEERGSQIFEKNPEILPKMRSILLDWLIEVAAVYKLRRETYYLAQDYVDRVLYLSGDLPKNELQLLGITCMFIACKANEIYPPNVSDLAYVTDGACTEEAIIDHESHVLRILDWKVFIFTPTDWLSLFLQNSCRLAAPESRHKFEMPHFPPAALAMVATLLDLATLDGGCLNYSYSVLAATAFTLVYGRNLTLEITGLNWSDLTECALWMAKFAVALHVKGLVPVVGTSRYLSELPAPPAPPVLAFTTAPQDNKDPDLLQAHRTTMDLLNLAQQIDIHALNAMIDMDWAKDAPKLLEASPEKVLKLTKTPIGKQLEKTPMGKHLEETACLEMAPMKSVAVKSTASPSFNPKELFQSEDGPK; this comes from the exons ATGCCAGG aaaacagGCTGATATTCCTTCCATGTTTGACAAGATGAACAGGAAAAGAAAACTGTCTACGAAAGAG CCATCTTCACCTCCGTCGGCTGCCGCTAAACGCCGGCACAGCGATAGGGGGTTGAAAAGTCCAGAAAGGGAGTTGAAAAGTCCAGAACCGAAACCTAGTCCAAGAAGAAGTCTGCGCAACAGATCCATGGTTGAGATCCGTGGTCTATTAGATGA acaaaaaattagtCCGCTGCCGAAGTTTTCATGGGGCGATCACCAGACAGTGTGGTGGAACTCTATGTTGGTGCCCGACCTGAAAAACAAGGAAGAGCGTGGCTCACAGATTTTCGAAAAGAACCCGGAGATTCTGCCCAAGATGCGTTCCATACTGCTCGACTGGCTGATCGAGGTGGCGGCGGTCTACAAGCTTCGTCGCGAGACCTACTACCTCGCGCAGGACTACGTTGACAGAGTTCTTTATCTTTCAGGAGATCTCCCAAAAAATGAACTTCAACTTCTAG gaataACTTGTATGTTCATCGCTTGTAAGGCGAATGAAATTTATCCGCCGAATGTGAGTGATCTGGCCTACGTGACTGACGGTGCGTGCACTGAAGAGGCCATCATCGACCACGAGTCACACGTTCTCAGG ATTTTAGACTGGAAAGTGTTCATTTTCACGCCTACCGACTGGTTGAGTCTGTTTCTGCAGAACTCGTGTCGGCTGGCAGCTCCGGAATCTAGGCACAAGTTCGAGATGCCGCACTTTCCACCGGCGGCGCTAGCGATGGTTGCGACCTTGCTAGACCTGGCCACTCTTGACGGCGGCTGCCTCAATTACTCGTACTCTGTGTTGGCCGCGACCGCGTTCACATTAGTGTACGGCCGAAACTTAACCTTGGAGATCACTGGCTTGAATTGGTCTGACCTGACCGAGTGCGCCTTGTGGATGGCTAAGTTCGCGGTCGCGCTGCACGTCAAGGGCCTCGTGCCCGTAGTCGGCACGTCTCGCTACTTGAGCGAATTGCCCGCCCCGCCCGCTCCGCCCGTGCTCGCTTTCACCACCGCTCCTCAGGACAACAAAGACCCGGATCTCCTCCAGGCCCACAGAACCACCATGGATCTGCTG AACTTGGCGCAACAGATTGATATCCACGCCTTGAATGCCATGATTGATATGGATTGGGCAAAGGATGCGCCCAAGCTGCTAGAAGCATCGCCAGAGAAGGTGCTGAAACTCACGAAGACTCCCATTGGCAAACAACTCGAGAAGACACCCATGGGCAAACACCTCGAG GAGACTGCGTGCCTGGAGATGGCTCCTATGAAGAGTGTGGCCGTGAAGAGCACCGCGTCTCCGAGCTTCAATCCAAAGGAATTGTTCCAGTCTGAAGACGGACCAAAGTAA
- the CycE gene encoding G1/S-specific cyclin-E1 isoform X1, translating into MPGKQADIPSMFDKMNRKRKLSTKEVSLLLIPSSPPSAAAKRRHSDRGLKSPERELKSPEPKPSPRRSLRNRSMVEIRGLLDEQKISPLPKFSWGDHQTVWWNSMLVPDLKNKEERGSQIFEKNPEILPKMRSILLDWLIEVAAVYKLRRETYYLAQDYVDRVLYLSGDLPKNELQLLGITCMFIACKANEIYPPNVSDLAYVTDGACTEEAIIDHESHVLRILDWKVFIFTPTDWLSLFLQNSCRLAAPESRHKFEMPHFPPAALAMVATLLDLATLDGGCLNYSYSVLAATAFTLVYGRNLTLEITGLNWSDLTECALWMAKFAVALHVKGLVPVVGTSRYLSELPAPPAPPVLAFTTAPQDNKDPDLLQAHRTTMDLLNLAQQIDIHALNAMIDMDWAKDAPKLLEASPEKVLKLTKTPIGKQLEKTPMGKHLEETACLEMAPMKSVAVKSTASPSFNPKELFQSEDGPK; encoded by the exons ATGCCAGG aaaacagGCTGATATTCCTTCCATGTTTGACAAGATGAACAGGAAAAGAAAACTGTCTACGAAAGAGGTGAGTCTACTTTTAATt CCATCTTCACCTCCGTCGGCTGCCGCTAAACGCCGGCACAGCGATAGGGGGTTGAAAAGTCCAGAAAGGGAGTTGAAAAGTCCAGAACCGAAACCTAGTCCAAGAAGAAGTCTGCGCAACAGATCCATGGTTGAGATCCGTGGTCTATTAGATGA acaaaaaattagtCCGCTGCCGAAGTTTTCATGGGGCGATCACCAGACAGTGTGGTGGAACTCTATGTTGGTGCCCGACCTGAAAAACAAGGAAGAGCGTGGCTCACAGATTTTCGAAAAGAACCCGGAGATTCTGCCCAAGATGCGTTCCATACTGCTCGACTGGCTGATCGAGGTGGCGGCGGTCTACAAGCTTCGTCGCGAGACCTACTACCTCGCGCAGGACTACGTTGACAGAGTTCTTTATCTTTCAGGAGATCTCCCAAAAAATGAACTTCAACTTCTAG gaataACTTGTATGTTCATCGCTTGTAAGGCGAATGAAATTTATCCGCCGAATGTGAGTGATCTGGCCTACGTGACTGACGGTGCGTGCACTGAAGAGGCCATCATCGACCACGAGTCACACGTTCTCAGG ATTTTAGACTGGAAAGTGTTCATTTTCACGCCTACCGACTGGTTGAGTCTGTTTCTGCAGAACTCGTGTCGGCTGGCAGCTCCGGAATCTAGGCACAAGTTCGAGATGCCGCACTTTCCACCGGCGGCGCTAGCGATGGTTGCGACCTTGCTAGACCTGGCCACTCTTGACGGCGGCTGCCTCAATTACTCGTACTCTGTGTTGGCCGCGACCGCGTTCACATTAGTGTACGGCCGAAACTTAACCTTGGAGATCACTGGCTTGAATTGGTCTGACCTGACCGAGTGCGCCTTGTGGATGGCTAAGTTCGCGGTCGCGCTGCACGTCAAGGGCCTCGTGCCCGTAGTCGGCACGTCTCGCTACTTGAGCGAATTGCCCGCCCCGCCCGCTCCGCCCGTGCTCGCTTTCACCACCGCTCCTCAGGACAACAAAGACCCGGATCTCCTCCAGGCCCACAGAACCACCATGGATCTGCTG AACTTGGCGCAACAGATTGATATCCACGCCTTGAATGCCATGATTGATATGGATTGGGCAAAGGATGCGCCCAAGCTGCTAGAAGCATCGCCAGAGAAGGTGCTGAAACTCACGAAGACTCCCATTGGCAAACAACTCGAGAAGACACCCATGGGCAAACACCTCGAG GAGACTGCGTGCCTGGAGATGGCTCCTATGAAGAGTGTGGCCGTGAAGAGCACCGCGTCTCCGAGCTTCAATCCAAAGGAATTGTTCCAGTCTGAAGACGGACCAAAGTAA